From the Pseudomonas sp. SORT22 genome, one window contains:
- a CDS encoding non-ribosomal peptide synthetase, translated as MDSNITSETGHPLTAGQLCMWFNAQLAPPQTNMNLAESVDIFGAVDVERFMTALRRVADEAEAVRLNFVDSAEGPRQLLAPRFRGELPFLDFSTADDPRASADAWMHDDIQRRVDLGCDPLWMSALLKLGPAHFVWYQRPHHIILDGFGAGLLVRRLADTYQALGEGQPVSAASALLPISELAEQDSEYRQSERFQRDREYWMQRFADLPAPMSLARQRTLNHDGLLRRTAHLPAARVDALRQRASELGSTLPQILTAATAAYLYRATGNQDMVIGVPLSARRNARMRQVPGMVANAMPMRLSMRPDMSLAELVQEVSRQMRQLLRHQSYRYEHLRNDLGLHGAHQQLFTTLVNIEPFDYAIAFDGHPTRARNLSNGTTDDLGIFFYERGLGQDLQFDFDANPGLYSAQALAEHQQRLLKVFDALIEQPQQMVARIELLSDEQHQQLHAWNRTAVDYSPWQPVSQLIEQQARRTPDACALLFANQQLSYGRLNQQANRLANRLQQHAIGADSLVAIAMPRSLELVIGLLAILKAGAAYVPLDLELPRERLRFMIEDSAVQLLLTAQAYSGLGANLAPELMLDDLLDDEHGNDDTPLSHVQGSNLAYLIYTSGSTGQPKGAGNSHEALYNRLMWMQAAYPLTSADTVLQKTPCGFDVSVWEFFWPLMSGARLAIAEPGAHRDPQQLLALIERYQVTTLHFVPSMLQVFVPELQPGQGQSLRHIICSGEALPAELQHQVLQALPNTALHNLYGPTEAAIDVSHWTCRDDGSHSVPIGQPIANLQAYVLDSSLHQQAIGSPGELYLGGIGLARGYHRRPGLTAERFVANPFGPPGSRLYRTGDLALWRADGQLEYLGRVDQQVKLRGLRIELGEIEHLLASHPQIARCTVQVREDCPGQQQLVAYLVLAGEQALDLGQLGYYLGERLPEYMVPKVFVVLAQLPCTANGKLDRRALPVPAQHLQAQRPAEPAQGPLEQALVQIWSELLQRQGIDRNSHFFELGGHSILAVQVAARLRQQLGIEVMPTDLFTRPVLHQFAEQLQRSADLVRPGDPFTVLLELRSEGSQAPLFCLPPGGGLGWPYAALSGYLPDRPLYALQARGLRNPGLRPQSVEACASDYLAQIRKVQPVGPYHLLGWSFGCHVAHAVATLLQREGESVALLALLDGYPLQPHSQVPQLSDQQLLALLIGTLTNSPADFSQPLQPIAEQRRYLAEVLNLEGAIVQAFCDEVRQTVPLMERFKPLVFAGEVLFLRATEGLRDALWQDPEHWRAHVDGRLQVHDIACMHENMLRADAVAQIAPLLARALQASESARRAQEVNP; from the coding sequence ATGGATTCGAACATCACCAGCGAAACCGGCCACCCCTTGACCGCAGGCCAACTGTGCATGTGGTTCAACGCCCAGCTTGCCCCACCCCAGACCAACATGAACCTGGCGGAGTCCGTCGACATATTTGGCGCGGTGGACGTCGAGCGCTTCATGACCGCCCTGCGCCGAGTGGCTGATGAGGCCGAAGCGGTGCGGCTGAACTTCGTTGACAGCGCCGAAGGCCCGCGGCAACTGCTGGCCCCGCGATTCAGGGGGGAACTGCCGTTTCTCGACTTCAGCACGGCGGATGATCCACGGGCCAGTGCCGATGCCTGGATGCATGACGACATCCAGCGCCGCGTCGACCTGGGCTGCGACCCGCTGTGGATGTCGGCGCTGCTCAAGCTGGGCCCGGCGCATTTTGTCTGGTACCAGCGCCCGCACCACATCATCCTCGACGGCTTTGGCGCCGGGTTGCTGGTGCGGCGCCTGGCCGACACCTACCAGGCCCTCGGCGAAGGCCAGCCGGTGTCCGCCGCCAGCGCCTTGCTGCCGATCAGCGAACTGGCCGAACAAGACAGCGAGTATCGCCAGTCGGAGCGCTTTCAGCGTGACCGCGAGTACTGGATGCAGCGCTTCGCCGACCTGCCGGCGCCGATGAGCCTGGCGCGCCAGCGCACCCTCAACCACGACGGCCTGCTGCGCCGCACCGCCCACCTGCCCGCGGCCAGGGTCGACGCCCTGCGCCAGCGCGCCAGCGAACTGGGCAGCACCTTGCCGCAGATCCTCACCGCCGCCACCGCCGCCTACCTCTATCGGGCCACCGGCAACCAGGACATGGTCATCGGTGTGCCGCTCAGCGCCCGGCGCAACGCACGCATGCGCCAGGTGCCGGGCATGGTCGCCAACGCCATGCCGATGCGCCTGAGCATGCGCCCGGACATGAGCCTGGCCGAGCTGGTCCAGGAGGTATCGCGGCAAATGCGCCAGTTGCTGCGCCACCAGTCATACCGCTACGAGCACCTGCGCAACGACCTGGGCCTGCACGGGGCTCATCAGCAGCTGTTCACCACCCTGGTCAATATCGAGCCCTTTGACTACGCCATTGCCTTCGACGGCCACCCTACCCGCGCACGCAACCTGTCCAACGGCACCACCGACGATTTGGGCATCTTCTTCTATGAGCGCGGCCTGGGCCAGGACCTGCAGTTCGATTTCGACGCCAACCCCGGGCTTTACAGCGCCCAGGCACTGGCCGAACACCAGCAGCGCCTGCTCAAGGTGTTCGACGCGCTGATCGAACAGCCCCAACAGATGGTTGCCCGCATCGAACTGCTGAGCGACGAACAGCACCAGCAGTTGCACGCCTGGAACCGCACCGCGGTGGACTACTCGCCGTGGCAGCCGGTCAGCCAACTGATCGAGCAGCAGGCCCGGCGCACACCCGATGCCTGCGCGCTGCTGTTCGCCAACCAGCAGCTCAGCTACGGGCGCCTGAACCAGCAAGCCAATCGCCTGGCCAATCGTCTGCAACAGCACGCCATCGGCGCCGACAGCCTGGTCGCCATCGCCATGCCGCGCTCGCTGGAACTGGTGATCGGCCTGCTGGCCATCCTCAAGGCCGGCGCCGCTTATGTGCCGCTGGACCTGGAGCTGCCGCGCGAGCGACTGCGCTTCATGATCGAGGACAGCGCAGTCCAGTTGTTGCTGACAGCGCAGGCGTACAGCGGCCTTGGCGCCAATCTTGCCCCTGAACTGATGCTCGATGACCTGCTGGACGATGAGCACGGCAACGACGATACCCCCCTCAGCCACGTGCAAGGCAGCAACCTCGCCTACCTGATCTACACCTCCGGCTCCACCGGCCAGCCCAAGGGTGCCGGCAACAGCCATGAGGCCTTGTACAACCGGTTGATGTGGATGCAGGCGGCCTACCCGTTGACGAGCGCCGACACTGTGCTGCAGAAGACCCCTTGTGGCTTTGACGTGTCGGTCTGGGAGTTCTTCTGGCCGTTGATGAGCGGTGCCCGCCTGGCCATCGCCGAGCCCGGGGCCCACCGCGACCCGCAACAGTTGCTGGCGCTGATCGAGCGCTACCAGGTCACCACCCTGCACTTCGTGCCGTCGATGCTGCAGGTGTTTGTGCCCGAGCTCCAACCCGGCCAGGGCCAAAGCCTGCGGCACATCATCTGCAGCGGCGAAGCGCTGCCCGCCGAGCTGCAGCACCAGGTGCTGCAGGCGCTACCCAATACCGCCCTGCACAACCTCTATGGCCCCACCGAAGCGGCCATCGATGTCAGTCACTGGACTTGTCGCGACGATGGTAGCCACAGCGTGCCGATCGGCCAACCGATCGCCAACCTGCAGGCCTATGTACTCGACAGCAGCCTGCACCAGCAGGCAATCGGCAGCCCTGGTGAGCTGTACCTGGGCGGCATCGGCCTGGCCCGGGGTTATCACCGCCGCCCGGGGCTGACCGCCGAGCGCTTTGTCGCCAACCCGTTCGGGCCGCCCGGCAGCCGCCTGTACCGTACCGGCGACCTGGCACTGTGGCGCGCCGACGGCCAGCTTGAATACCTCGGGCGGGTTGATCAGCAGGTCAAGCTGCGCGGCCTGCGCATCGAGCTCGGCGAGATCGAGCACCTGCTGGCCAGCCATCCGCAGATTGCCCGCTGTACGGTGCAGGTGCGCGAAGACTGCCCCGGCCAGCAACAACTGGTGGCCTACCTGGTGCTGGCCGGTGAACAGGCGCTGGACCTGGGCCAGCTTGGCTATTACCTGGGCGAGCGCCTGCCCGAGTACATGGTGCCCAAGGTATTTGTGGTGCTGGCGCAACTGCCGTGCACCGCCAATGGCAAGCTCGACCGCCGGGCGCTGCCGGTGCCGGCGCAGCACCTGCAGGCACAACGCCCCGCCGAGCCTGCGCAAGGCCCGCTCGAACAGGCCTTGGTGCAGATCTGGAGTGAACTGCTGCAGCGCCAGGGTATCGACCGCAACAGCCACTTCTTCGAACTGGGCGGCCATTCGATCCTGGCAGTGCAAGTCGCCGCACGCTTGCGCCAGCAACTGGGCATAGAAGTGATGCCCACCGATCTGTTCACCCGCCCGGTGCTGCACCAGTTTGCCGAGCAGCTCCAGCGCAGCGCGGACCTGGTCCGTCCTGGCGACCCGTTCACGGTGCTGCTGGAACTGCGCAGCGAGGGCAGCCAGGCGCCGCTGTTCTGCCTGCCGCCGGGCGGCGGCCTGGGCTGGCCTTACGCGGCGCTCAGTGGTTACCTGCCCGACCGCCCGCTGTATGCCCTGCAGGCTCGCGGCCTGCGCAACCCGGGGCTACGCCCGCAGAGCGTCGAAGCCTGCGCCAGCGACTACCTGGCGCAGATCCGCAAGGTCCAGCCGGTTGGCCCGTACCATTTGCTCGGCTGGTCATTCGGCTGCCATGTCGCCCACGCCGTGGCGACCTTGCTGCAGCGCGAGGGCGAGTCAGTGGCACTGCTGGCGCTGCTCGACGGCTACCCGCTGCAACCTCACAGCCAGGTCCCGCAACTGAGCGACCAACAACTGCTGGCCCTGCTGATCGGCACCCTGACCAACAGCCCGGCAGACTTCAGCCAACCCTTGCAACCGATCGCCGAGCAGCGCCGTTACCTGGCCGAAGTGCTCAACCTGGAAGGCGCGATCGTCCAGGCCTTCTGCGATGAAGTGCGCCAGACCGTGCCGTTGATGGAGCGTTTCAAACCGCTGGTGTTTGCCGGCGAGGTGTTGTTCCTGCGCGCTACCGAAGGGCTGCGTGACGCCCTGTGGCAAGACCCCGAGCACTGGCGCGCCCACGTCGATGGCCGGTTGCAGGTCCACGATATTGCCTGCATGCACGAAAACATGCTGCGTGCCGACGCCGTGGCGCAGATCGCACCGCTGCTGGCCAGGGCCCTGCAGGCCAGCGAAAGCGCCCGCCGTGCCCAGGAGGTGAACCCATGA
- a CDS encoding MbtH family protein, with product MSSPFDNPQGQFQVLRNHLHQHSLWPAYLACPPGWQAVFGPQRKALCLDYVEQHWRDLRPRR from the coding sequence ATGAGCAGCCCATTCGACAACCCGCAAGGGCAATTCCAGGTGCTGCGCAATCACTTGCACCAGCACAGCCTGTGGCCAGCCTACCTGGCCTGCCCGCCCGGCTGGCAAGCGGTGTTCGGCCCGCAGCGCAAAGCGCTGTGCCTGGACTACGTCGAGCAGCACTGGCGCGACTTGCGCCCGCGCCGCTAG
- a CDS encoding ATP-binding protein has product MLKILIRLYLITIVAYAGAIFLIPDAIVGAFHQRFIAYNLDQARGVQRLIVKQFEQVPSTEWPAKAKELAADFAPLEIQLRRQDQIGLSYAERDRLKAGLNVVRLGDWGYYETALAPLDDTWLVELSNPPDPLDISLLSWVVTVLIGAALLGCLLFWVWPHWRDLERLKETARRLGQGELSQRTHIPPRSNIGELAQVFDTMAQDVERLLTQQRELLNAVSHELRTPLTRLDFGLVLLFDEVPPNCRKRLLELVGHVRELDELVLELLSYSRLQNADQARERVEVSLLELVDSILGSFAEELDGRGIEWQVRADDNLPRFILDPRLTARALQNLVRNAMRYCDGQILLRLSLDPQGHCLLTVEDNGIGIPHDQRELIFQPFYRLDRSRDRTTGGFGLGLAISRRAIEGQGGTLTVGQSALGGAQFKIRLPRG; this is encoded by the coding sequence ATGCTGAAAATCCTCATCCGCCTGTACCTGATCACCATCGTCGCCTATGCCGGGGCGATTTTTTTGATTCCCGATGCCATCGTCGGCGCCTTTCACCAGCGTTTCATTGCCTACAACCTTGACCAGGCCCGTGGCGTGCAACGCTTGATCGTCAAGCAGTTCGAGCAGGTGCCGAGCACTGAATGGCCGGCCAAGGCCAAGGAACTGGCGGCGGATTTCGCCCCGCTGGAAATCCAACTGCGCCGCCAGGACCAGATTGGCCTCAGCTATGCGGAGCGCGACCGCCTCAAGGCCGGCCTGAACGTGGTGCGCCTGGGCGACTGGGGCTACTACGAGACCGCCCTGGCACCACTGGACGACACCTGGCTGGTGGAACTGAGCAATCCGCCCGATCCTCTGGACATCAGCCTGCTGTCCTGGGTGGTGACCGTGCTGATCGGCGCCGCGTTGCTCGGCTGCCTGCTGTTCTGGGTCTGGCCGCACTGGCGCGACCTTGAACGGCTCAAGGAAACCGCCCGGCGTCTGGGCCAGGGCGAGCTGTCGCAGCGCACGCATATTCCGCCGCGCTCGAACATCGGCGAACTGGCCCAGGTGTTCGACACCATGGCCCAGGACGTCGAACGCCTGCTGACCCAGCAGCGCGAACTGCTCAATGCCGTGTCCCATGAGCTGCGCACGCCGCTGACACGCCTGGATTTTGGCCTGGTGCTGCTGTTTGACGAAGTCCCGCCCAACTGCCGCAAGCGCCTGCTGGAACTGGTCGGCCATGTGCGCGAGCTGGATGAACTGGTGCTCGAGCTGTTGTCCTACAGCCGTCTGCAGAACGCCGACCAGGCCCGCGAGCGGGTCGAGGTGTCGCTGCTGGAGCTGGTCGACAGCATCCTCGGCAGCTTTGCCGAAGAGCTCGATGGCCGTGGCATCGAATGGCAGGTGCGCGCCGACGACAACCTGCCGCGCTTCATCCTCGACCCACGGCTGACCGCCCGTGCCTTGCAGAACCTGGTACGCAACGCCATGCGCTACTGCGACGGGCAGATCCTCCTGCGCCTGAGCCTCGACCCCCAGGGCCATTGCCTGCTGACCGTGGAGGACAACGGCATCGGCATCCCCCACGACCAGCGCGAGCTGATCTTCCAGCCGTTCTACCGCCTGGACCGCAGCCGCGACCGTACCACCGGCGGCTTCGGCCTGGGCCTGGCGATCAGCCGCCGGGCCATCGAAGGCCAGGGCGGCACCCTGACGGTCGGGCAGTCGGCGCTGGGCGGCGCGCAGTTCAAGATCAGGCTGCCGCGCGGCTAG
- a CDS encoding response regulator transcription factor: MPNILLVEDDCALSELIASYLQRNDFSVSVIARGDHVLAEARRNKPDLVILDLMLPGLDGLQVCRLLRAESQALPILMLTARDDSHDQVLGLEMGADDYVTKPCEPRVLLARIRTLLRRSSINEPRLESDLIVVGGLRIDLAERNVFWREQPVELSSGEFNLLVVLARNAGVVLSRDRILQQLRGIEFNGTDRSVDVAISKLRRKFDDSAGEARKIKTVWGKGYLFSRVEWEF; encoded by the coding sequence ATGCCCAATATTCTCCTGGTCGAAGACGACTGCGCCCTGTCCGAACTGATCGCCAGCTACTTGCAGCGCAACGACTTCAGCGTCAGCGTGATTGCCCGTGGCGATCACGTGCTGGCCGAGGCGCGGCGCAACAAACCGGACCTGGTGATCCTCGACCTGATGCTGCCGGGCCTCGACGGCCTGCAGGTGTGCCGGCTGTTGCGCGCCGAGTCCCAGGCCCTGCCGATCCTCATGCTGACCGCCCGCGACGATAGCCACGACCAGGTGCTGGGCCTGGAAATGGGCGCCGACGACTACGTGACCAAACCGTGCGAGCCACGGGTGCTGCTGGCGCGGATACGCACCTTGCTGCGCCGCAGCAGCATCAACGAGCCACGCCTGGAGAGCGACCTGATCGTGGTCGGCGGCCTGCGCATCGATCTGGCCGAGCGCAATGTGTTCTGGCGCGAGCAGCCGGTGGAGCTGTCCAGCGGCGAATTCAATCTGCTGGTGGTGCTGGCGCGCAATGCCGGCGTGGTGCTCAGCCGCGACCGCATCCTCCAGCAACTGCGCGGCATCGAGTTCAACGGCACCGACCGCTCGGTGGACGTGGCGATTTCCAAGCTGCGGCGCAAGTTCGACGACAGCGCAGGCGAGGCGCGCAAGATCAAGACCGTGTGGGGCAAGGGGTATCTGTTCAGCCGGGTCGAGTGGGAGTTCTAG
- a CDS encoding efflux RND transporter periplasmic adaptor subunit: MSSSSPARLRALAPLLLITFALSACDDKSPAEEKAPPSAVRVETVQVQPLAITTELNGRILAPRTAEVRARVAGVVLKRVYREGSDVKQGDVLFRIDPAPFQADFDSARAALARAEATRYQARLQDQRYRELIAINAISRQQHDDARAAFLQADADVAAAKAALERARLNLGYATVTAPISGRIGRALVTEGALVGQNETTPLATIQQLDPIHADVTQSTRELNALRRALRAGELQQVGQDQASATLIQDDGTPYPLPGKLLFSDISVDPSTGQITLRSEFPNPDLDLLPGSFIRVRLEQAVKQQGISVPQRAILRDSAGKPKVMLVDGEQRVSERPVVLGSVQNDRWIVSEGLAPGDRVVVEGLQHISPGDQVEVDNAGKDALPIVQSNGQ, encoded by the coding sequence ATGTCCAGTTCAAGTCCCGCCCGTCTGCGCGCCCTGGCGCCGCTGTTGTTGATCACTTTCGCCCTGAGCGCCTGCGACGACAAATCGCCTGCCGAAGAAAAGGCCCCGCCCAGCGCAGTGCGGGTCGAGACCGTGCAGGTGCAGCCGCTGGCGATCACCACCGAGCTCAATGGCCGCATCCTCGCCCCGCGCACTGCCGAAGTGCGCGCGCGGGTGGCCGGCGTGGTGCTCAAGCGCGTGTACCGCGAAGGCAGCGACGTCAAACAGGGCGATGTGCTGTTTCGCATCGACCCGGCGCCGTTCCAGGCCGACTTCGACAGTGCCCGCGCCGCCCTGGCCCGCGCCGAGGCCACGCGCTACCAGGCGCGCCTGCAGGATCAGCGTTACCGCGAACTGATCGCCATCAATGCCATCAGCCGCCAGCAGCACGACGATGCCCGCGCCGCCTTCCTGCAGGCTGATGCCGACGTCGCCGCGGCCAAGGCGGCGCTTGAGCGAGCCAGGCTCAACCTCGGTTACGCCACCGTCACCGCGCCGATTTCCGGACGCATCGGCCGCGCCCTGGTGACCGAAGGGGCATTGGTCGGGCAGAACGAAACCACACCGCTGGCGACCATCCAGCAGCTCGACCCGATCCATGCCGACGTCACCCAGTCGACCCGCGAACTCAATGCCCTGCGCCGCGCCCTGCGTGCCGGCGAACTGCAGCAGGTGGGCCAGGACCAGGCCAGCGCGACGCTGATCCAGGACGACGGCACGCCCTACCCGCTGCCGGGCAAACTGCTGTTCTCGGACATCAGCGTCGACCCGAGCACCGGCCAGATCACCCTGCGCAGCGAGTTCCCCAACCCCGACCTCGACCTGCTGCCGGGCAGCTTCATCCGCGTGCGCCTGGAGCAGGCGGTCAAGCAGCAAGGCATCAGCGTGCCGCAGCGGGCCATCCTGCGCGACAGCGCCGGCAAGCCGAAGGTCATGCTGGTCGATGGCGAACAGCGCGTCAGCGAACGCCCGGTGGTGCTGGGCAGTGTGCAGAACGACCGCTGGATCGTCAGCGAAGGCCTGGCCCCGGGTGACCGGGTGGTGGTCGAAGGCCTGCAGCACATCAGCCCCGGCGACCAGGTAGAGGTCGACAACGCGGGCAAGGACGCCCTCCCCATCGTTCAGTCCAACGGCCAGTGA
- a CDS encoding efflux RND transporter permease subunit translates to MPQFFIDRPVFAWVVALFILLAGALAIPQLPVAQYPDVAPPQVEIYAVYPGASAQTIDDSVVSLIEEELNGADNLLYFSSQSSLGSATITATFEPGTNPDLAQVDVQNRLKVVESRLPRPVTQQGLQVEKVSTGFLLMVTLTAMDGSLDEVTLSDFLARNVMNEIRRLKGVGKAQLYGSERAMRIWIDPARLIGFNLTPDDVNEAIAAQNAQVAPGSIGDLPGTGTQEITANVVIKGQLSTVQEFQDIVLRANPDGSTVTIGDVARVEIGSQEYQYGTRLNGKPTSAFSVQLSPGANAMETATLVQAKLSELSRYLPPGAKFDIPYDTSPFVKVSIQQVITTLLEAMALVFAVMFLFLQNIRYTLIPTLVVPVALMGTFAVMLSLGFSVNVLTLFGMVLAIGILVDDAIVVVENVERIMSEEGLAPREATKKAMSQISGAIVGITLVLVAVFLPMAFMKGSVGVIYQQFSVSMAVSILFSAFLALSLTPALCATLLKPIAKGSHHEKTGFFGWFNRRFESMTNGYQRWVIQALKRSGRYLLVYAVLVAGLVYGFSQLPSSFLPTEDQGYTITDIQLPPGASRARTEQVAAQIEAHNATEPGVGNSTLILGFSFSGNGQNAALAFTTLKDWSERGSDDSAQSIADRANAAFSQLKDAIAYSVLPPPVDGLGTSSGFEFRLQDRGGLGHAGLMAARDQLLAAAEKSPVLVNVRESALAESPQVQLEVDRKQANALGVSFADIGNVLNTAVGSNYVNDFPNQGRMQRVVVQAEGDQRSQVDDLLKIHVRNSSGKMVPLSAFVQAKWITGPVQLTRYNGYPAIAVSGEPAPGYSSGEAMNEIQRLVDQLPLGMGLEWTGLSLQERLSGSQAPILMALSLLVVFLCLAALYESWSIPTSVLLVVPLGVLGAVIAVSLRGMPNDVFFKVGLITLIGLSAKNAILIIEFAKSLVDEGHDLVDATVQAARLRLRPIVMTSLAFILGVVPLAIASGASSASQQAIGTGVIGGMLSATLAVVFVPVFFVVVMRLTGKRRAKAQAPAPEASDS, encoded by the coding sequence ATGCCGCAGTTTTTCATTGACCGCCCGGTGTTCGCCTGGGTGGTCGCCTTGTTCATCCTGCTTGCCGGCGCCCTGGCCATCCCGCAATTGCCGGTGGCCCAGTACCCCGACGTGGCGCCGCCGCAGGTGGAAATCTACGCCGTGTACCCGGGTGCCTCGGCGCAGACCATCGACGACAGCGTGGTCAGCCTGATCGAGGAAGAGCTCAACGGTGCCGACAACCTGCTCTATTTCAGCTCGCAAAGCAGCCTGGGCAGCGCCACCATCACCGCCACCTTCGAACCGGGCACCAACCCGGACCTGGCCCAGGTCGATGTGCAGAACCGCCTGAAAGTGGTCGAGTCGCGCCTGCCGCGCCCGGTCACCCAGCAAGGCCTGCAAGTCGAGAAAGTCTCCACCGGCTTCCTGCTGATGGTGACCCTCACGGCCATGGACGGCAGCCTTGACGAAGTCACCCTGAGCGATTTTCTCGCCCGCAACGTGATGAACGAGATCCGCCGCCTCAAGGGTGTCGGCAAGGCCCAGCTGTATGGTTCGGAGCGGGCCATGCGCATCTGGATCGACCCGGCCAGGCTGATCGGCTTCAACCTCACCCCCGATGACGTCAACGAGGCCATTGCCGCGCAAAACGCCCAGGTGGCGCCGGGCAGCATCGGCGACCTGCCGGGCACCGGCACCCAGGAAATCACCGCCAACGTGGTGATCAAGGGCCAGCTCAGCACGGTCCAGGAGTTCCAGGACATCGTCCTGCGCGCCAACCCCGATGGCTCGACCGTGACCATTGGCGATGTCGCCCGGGTCGAGATCGGCAGCCAGGAGTACCAGTACGGCACCCGCCTCAACGGCAAGCCGACCAGTGCCTTCAGCGTGCAGCTGTCGCCCGGCGCCAACGCCATGGAAACCGCGACCCTGGTGCAAGCCAAGCTCAGCGAGCTGTCGCGCTACCTGCCGCCGGGGGCCAAGTTCGACATCCCCTACGACACCTCGCCGTTCGTCAAGGTCTCGATCCAGCAGGTGATCACCACCCTGCTCGAAGCCATGGCCCTGGTGTTCGCGGTGATGTTCCTGTTCCTGCAGAACATCCGCTACACGCTGATCCCGACCCTGGTGGTGCCGGTGGCGCTGATGGGCACCTTTGCGGTGATGCTGTCGCTGGGCTTCTCGGTCAACGTCCTGACCCTGTTCGGCATGGTTTTGGCCATCGGTATCCTGGTGGACGACGCCATCGTCGTGGTCGAGAACGTCGAGCGGATCATGAGCGAGGAAGGCCTGGCGCCGCGCGAGGCGACCAAAAAGGCCATGAGCCAGATCAGCGGCGCCATCGTCGGCATCACCCTGGTACTGGTGGCGGTATTCCTGCCGATGGCCTTCATGAAAGGCTCGGTGGGGGTCATCTATCAGCAGTTCTCGGTGTCGATGGCAGTGTCGATCCTGTTCTCGGCGTTCCTCGCCCTGAGCCTGACCCCGGCCCTGTGCGCGACCTTGCTCAAGCCGATTGCCAAGGGTTCGCACCACGAAAAAACCGGCTTCTTCGGCTGGTTCAACCGCCGCTTCGAGAGCATGACCAACGGCTACCAGCGCTGGGTGATCCAGGCCCTCAAGCGCAGCGGTCGCTACCTGCTGGTCTACGCGGTGCTGGTGGCCGGGCTGGTGTACGGCTTCAGCCAGTTGCCCTCCTCGTTCCTGCCCACCGAAGACCAGGGCTACACCATCACCGACATCCAGCTGCCGCCGGGGGCCAGCCGCGCCCGCACCGAACAGGTGGCGGCGCAAATCGAGGCGCACAACGCCACCGAACCTGGCGTGGGCAACAGCACGCTGATTCTCGGTTTCAGCTTCTCTGGCAACGGCCAGAACGCGGCGCTGGCATTCACCACCCTCAAGGACTGGTCCGAACGCGGCAGCGACGACAGCGCGCAATCGATCGCCGACCGCGCCAACGCCGCCTTCAGCCAGCTCAAGGACGCCATCGCCTATTCGGTGCTGCCACCGCCGGTGGACGGCCTGGGCACTTCCAGCGGTTTCGAGTTCCGCCTGCAGGACCGCGGTGGCCTCGGCCATGCCGGGCTGATGGCGGCGCGTGACCAGTTGCTCGCCGCCGCCGAGAAGAGCCCGGTGCTGGTCAACGTGCGCGAAAGCGCCCTGGCCGAAAGCCCGCAGGTGCAGCTGGAAGTCGACCGCAAGCAGGCCAACGCCCTGGGCGTATCGTTTGCCGATATCGGCAACGTGCTCAACACTGCGGTGGGTTCCAACTACGTCAACGACTTCCCCAACCAGGGGCGCATGCAGCGCGTGGTGGTGCAGGCCGAAGGCGACCAGCGCAGCCAGGTCGATGACCTGCTGAAAATTCACGTGCGCAACAGCAGCGGCAAGATGGTGCCCCTGTCGGCGTTCGTCCAGGCCAAGTGGATCACCGGCCCCGTGCAGCTGACCCGCTACAACGGCTACCCGGCGATTGCCGTGTCGGGCGAGCCGGCACCGGGCTATAGCTCCGGCGAGGCGATGAACGAGATCCAGCGCCTGGTCGACCAACTGCCCTTGGGCATGGGCCTGGAATGGACCGGGCTGTCGCTGCAGGAGCGCTTGTCCGGCTCCCAGGCGCCGATCCTCATGGCCTTGTCGCTGCTGGTGGTGTTCCTGTGCCTGGCGGCCTTGTACGAGAGCTGGTCGATCCCGACCTCGGTGCTGCTGGTGGTACCGCTGGGAGTGCTCGGCGCGGTGATTGCGGTGAGCCTGCGCGGCATGCCCAACGATGTGTTCTTCAAGGTCGGCCTGATCACCCTGATCGGCCTGTCGGCGAAGAACGCCATCCTCATCATCGAGTTCGCCAAGAGCCTGGTCGATGAAGGCCACGACCTGGTCGATGCCACCGTGCAGGCGGCGCGCCTGCGCCTGCGGCCAATCGTCATGACCTCGCTGGCATTCATCCTCGGCGTGGTGCCCCTGGCAATTGCCAGCGGCGCAAGCTCCGCCAGCCAGCAGGCGATCGGTACCGGGGTGATCGGCGGCATGCTCAGCGCCACCCTGGCGGTGGTGTTCGTGCCGGTGTTCTTTGTTGTGGTGATGCGCCTGACCGGCAAACGCCGGGCCAAGGCTCAAGCCCCTGCGCCAGAAGCCAGCGACAGCTGA